A genomic segment from Aegilops tauschii subsp. strangulata cultivar AL8/78 chromosome 1, Aet v6.0, whole genome shotgun sequence encodes:
- the LOC141030671 gene encoding uncharacterized protein: MAVPHYAYLKMKMPGPKGIITIAGDYQKSLACVAASSRLAESLVIAEEKRHFARAVAMASEQPAMPSDPKDAEAHGSFQLAKETKKIALDPTHPERFAVTGAHLDSK, translated from the coding sequence atggcagtGCCGCattacgcctacctgaagatgaagatgccgggtccCAAGGGCATCATCACCATTGCCGGCGACTACCAAAAGTCGCTCGCATgcgtcgctgccagcagtcggctggccgagtccctcgtcaTCGCCGAAGAAAAGCGTCACTTTGCCCGGGCAGTGGCCATGGCTAGCGAGCAGCCGGCCATGCCATCTGATCCCAAGGATGCGGAGGCACATGGCTCCTTCCAGCTGGCCAAGGAAACCAAGAAGATCGCCCTGGATCCGACGCACCCGGAGAGATTTGCTGTCACGGGGGCTcacctcgacagcaaatag
- the LOC141030661 gene encoding uncharacterized protein — protein sequence MVGLFKTARDGMAHLLVAMDKFTKWMEAKLIKKLNGPNAVTFITDITIRFTPFFLVYGAEDVIPTDIKFDLPRVTIYTEAEAKEAREDGVDLLEEAWLLALSRFAIYQQSLRRYHSRKVRP from the exons ATGGTGGGCCTGTTCAAGACAGCACGCGACGGCATGGCCCATCTGCTGGTCGCcatggacaagttcacaaagtggatggAAGCAAAGCTAATCAAGAAACTGAATGGTCCGAACGCTGTGACCTTCATTACAGATATCACCATTCG attcactcctttcttcctcgtATACGGGGCGGAGgatgtcatcccaactgacatcaaGTTTGACTTGCCTCGCGTCACCATTTACACGGAGGCAGAAGCGAAGgaggcgcgagaagacggcgtcgatctgctaGAAGAGGCCTGGCTGCTGGCACTCAGCCGGttcgccatctaccagcagagcctgcgccgctaccatagccggaAGGTCAGGCCATGA